A single window of Ferviditalea candida DNA harbors:
- a CDS encoding ABC transporter permease: protein MNTLRYTGKRLVLGLIVLFGISAITFLIVRVIPSDPAAIYLGPRAKPEQIEQLTREMGLNKPLIVQYGVYLKNMIMGDWGESLRTHRPVLEDIKSFFPVSLEIILLSLIFSGGIGLLLGVLSARYKGKWFDHLTRMISIFGVSVPSFWIGLVLQFIFFSKLGWLPINGKMSIEMEMGNPVAMITGFALIDAMITGNWAAFAHMLPHYVLPVLTLSLYPIGLMTRLTRSNMLEILNADFIRLARSNGISEWKILLHYALKNVFGTILTVLGLVFSYSLLGSFFVEIIYNWTGMGSYAVKSIISMDYPAIMGVTVLIAFVYVLTNLITDILQAWLDPRITLEGEQN, encoded by the coding sequence ATGAATACGTTGAGATACACCGGAAAACGTCTTGTTTTAGGGTTGATTGTATTGTTCGGGATTTCGGCGATTACGTTTTTAATCGTCAGGGTCATTCCCTCCGATCCGGCGGCCATTTATCTCGGTCCGCGCGCGAAGCCCGAACAGATTGAACAGCTCACGCGCGAGATGGGCTTGAACAAACCGCTGATCGTGCAGTATGGGGTTTATTTGAAAAATATGATCATGGGCGATTGGGGCGAGTCGCTCCGTACGCATCGTCCGGTCCTGGAGGATATCAAGAGCTTTTTTCCCGTTTCTTTGGAAATTATTCTGCTCTCGCTGATTTTCTCAGGCGGCATCGGATTGCTGTTGGGCGTGCTGTCCGCGCGCTACAAGGGGAAGTGGTTTGATCATCTGACGCGCATGATTTCGATTTTCGGGGTGTCGGTTCCGAGCTTTTGGATCGGTCTCGTGCTGCAGTTCATTTTCTTTTCCAAGCTGGGCTGGCTGCCGATCAACGGGAAGATGTCCATCGAGATGGAAATGGGCAATCCGGTTGCCATGATTACCGGATTTGCGCTGATCGATGCGATGATCACCGGCAATTGGGCGGCTTTCGCACATATGCTTCCCCATTATGTGCTGCCGGTGCTGACACTGTCCTTGTATCCCATCGGCTTGATGACCCGATTGACCCGTTCCAATATGCTTGAAATCCTGAATGCCGATTTTATCCGTTTGGCCCGGTCCAATGGGATTTCCGAATGGAAAATTCTGCTGCACTATGCCTTGAAAAATGTGTTCGGCACGATTTTGACCGTGCTCGGCCTGGTCTTCTCCTATTCATTGTTAGGATCGTTTTTTGTGGAGATTATTTACAACTGGACCGGAATGGGAAGCTATGCCGTCAAATCGATTATCAGCATGGATTATCCCGCGATCATGGGGGTAACCGTATTAATCGCCTTCGTGTACGTGCTGACGAATCTGATTACGGATATTCTCCAAGCGTGGCTGGATCCGCGCATTACCCTGGAGGGGGAGCAAAATTGA
- a CDS encoding ABC transporter substrate-binding protein, whose protein sequence is MIQLGTKGAGTPSKGPVPQGLRPSDPGLKNYEYNIEKAKELFKQAGVDPKGLKLELTHAAENEVEKRFAPLLKESFAQLGIDLEVKPILWNQQWQLAKGDPKKAQDIFVLLWWPSFSDGYDNLKGMFHSEDAPSFNLAYWYNKDFDKLIDDAYALSGTDKAKSKELYHQAQQMLIDEAPAMYFFDAKKNLPMNANLEGEGTNPNYANVIFFNRLKTK, encoded by the coding sequence TTGATCCAGCTTGGCACCAAGGGCGCCGGAACCCCATCCAAGGGTCCCGTTCCGCAGGGCTTGAGGCCTTCCGATCCGGGTTTGAAAAACTATGAGTACAACATCGAAAAGGCCAAGGAATTATTCAAGCAGGCAGGAGTCGATCCCAAAGGCTTGAAGCTTGAGCTGACGCATGCCGCCGAGAATGAGGTAGAGAAGCGTTTCGCTCCGCTGCTGAAGGAAAGCTTCGCCCAGCTCGGCATCGATCTGGAAGTGAAGCCGATTCTGTGGAATCAGCAGTGGCAGCTGGCCAAAGGCGATCCCAAGAAAGCTCAGGACATTTTCGTACTGCTGTGGTGGCCGAGCTTTTCCGACGGCTACGACAACCTGAAAGGGATGTTCCACTCCGAGGATGCGCCGTCCTTCAATCTGGCTTACTGGTACAACAAAGATTTCGACAAGCTGATTGATGACGCCTATGCGCTTTCCGGAACGGATAAGGCTAAATCGAAGGAGCTTTATCACCAAGCCCAGCAAATGCTGATTGATGAAGCGCCGGCCATGTATTTCTTCGATGCGAAGAAGAACCTGCCGATGAACGCCAACCTTGAAGGAGAAGGAACCAACCCCAATTATGCGAATGTCATCTTCTTCAACCGGTTGAAAACGAAATAA
- a CDS encoding BPL-N domain-containing protein, with product MHAKRLGLFALSALLLIAILLPGQAQPAYAIQNATVGIYNGTGTWADGITAIENFSDHEGIGWTTVSANDINTISNLSSYITLLWIPGGYAANYNSDITTSGDSHIRSFVNGGGKIIGTCAGEYFLADRIAWEGVNCNYPMNLFKGRINGSLHDIIPWAGYTNTTIDLDANNPINSGFPSSLTMVYYGGGDIWPYTGQTVSWVGSYNVTNTKGIAAFSYGQGTALIMGPHPEIGLIRMELGIRQAVPALNGPGWPAR from the coding sequence ATGCATGCAAAGCGTCTTGGGCTTTTTGCGCTCTCCGCATTGTTGTTGATCGCCATTTTGCTTCCGGGTCAGGCACAACCTGCTTATGCCATCCAAAATGCAACCGTCGGCATTTATAACGGAACAGGGACGTGGGCGGACGGCATCACCGCGATCGAAAACTTTTCGGATCACGAGGGAATCGGCTGGACGACCGTATCCGCCAACGATATCAATACCATTTCGAATCTATCCAGCTATATCACCCTTCTCTGGATTCCCGGAGGATACGCTGCGAATTACAATTCAGACATCACAACCAGTGGAGACAGCCATATTCGCAGCTTTGTCAACGGCGGCGGCAAAATCATCGGGACGTGCGCCGGCGAATACTTCCTGGCCGATCGAATTGCGTGGGAAGGCGTCAATTGCAATTACCCGATGAATCTGTTTAAAGGACGGATTAACGGTTCTCTGCACGACATCATTCCATGGGCCGGCTATACCAACACCACGATCGACCTTGACGCCAACAATCCCATCAACAGCGGCTTCCCGAGTTCTTTGACGATGGTTTACTATGGCGGCGGGGATATTTGGCCCTATACAGGCCAAACGGTAAGCTGGGTCGGCAGCTATAATGTCACCAACACCAAAGGGATCGCTGCATTCTCCTACGGTCAAGGAACGGCGCTGATCATGGGACCGCACCCGGAAATTGGCTTGATCAGGATGGAACTTGGAATACGACAGGCGGTGCCAGCGCTCAATGGGCCTGGCTGGCCAGCGCGGTGA
- the helD gene encoding RNA polymerase recycling motor HelD, which translates to MNRIDDELLAEQRRVDYIVGQIQARINKIQREAGAIKEHVVEIRKEFWDDVTVNLDHPDEVSETFASLKQQAEVLSERERSHQHSHQQLNKLNRLTDSPYFGRIDFKEAGDAPSEQVYIGITSFLDDSGEQFLIYDWRAPISGLYYDYPPGPAAYVIPNGETICGTIGMKRQFIIRNGRIQYLFDTGLTIGDELLQQVLGRNSNAQMKSIVSTIQKEQNQIIRNEHSRLLIVQGAAGSGKTSAALQRVAYLLYRYRNTLRAEQIVLFSPNPMFNSYVSTVLPELGEENMTQTTFQYYLEHRLNKEFEIEDPFSQMEYVLTSPEKPGFDARLSGIRFKSSNTYLELIHRFRQSLEQSGMVFKDLKFRGKVLVSAGRMTAQFYTAYEGIPLGKRVALLSEWLLKELSELEKQQRHEAWVEEEIELLDLEDYQRAFISITKKQKTKKVSFDDFMQQKHLLAGFLVRERFKPLRKKIARLRFIDIPSVYAQLFDNGSRIPEWLGSGELPEHWREICEQTLNALRQKQLFYEDAAPYLFLKELIEGFQTNLSIRHVFIDEAQDYSPFQFEFLKRLFPSSKMTVLGDLNQAIFVHAADGSGIQKLLGLFGSEHAETIRLTRSYRSTRQIVEFTRGMLEDQEPIVPFNREGEKPEVIRIDDPSALPRRIAGKIGQLRRQAFGTIAVICKTAAESKEAYEALKMIDHIHLVTKGTMDFEKGVLVIPSYLAKGVEFDAVIIYDGSKRQYGRENERKLFYTACTRAMHALCIFSAGDLSPFITGADSDTYVLEDEGIFSNSRE; encoded by the coding sequence ATGAACAGAATCGATGACGAGCTTCTGGCGGAACAACGGCGGGTCGATTATATAGTCGGACAGATTCAAGCCAGGATCAACAAAATACAGCGCGAAGCCGGCGCAATTAAAGAGCATGTTGTCGAAATCCGCAAAGAATTTTGGGACGATGTGACGGTGAATCTTGATCATCCCGATGAAGTTTCCGAGACCTTCGCCAGCTTGAAGCAGCAGGCCGAAGTGCTCTCGGAACGCGAACGCAGCCATCAGCATTCCCACCAGCAGCTGAATAAATTGAATCGGCTGACCGATTCTCCTTATTTCGGCAGAATCGATTTTAAAGAAGCCGGGGACGCTCCCTCCGAGCAAGTATACATAGGAATCACCTCATTTCTCGACGACAGCGGCGAACAATTTCTGATCTACGACTGGAGGGCGCCAATTTCCGGCCTGTATTATGACTATCCGCCTGGCCCTGCCGCCTATGTCATTCCAAACGGCGAAACCATTTGCGGCACAATCGGGATGAAGCGGCAATTCATCATTCGGAACGGACGGATTCAATATTTGTTCGACACCGGCCTCACAATCGGCGATGAGCTGCTTCAGCAAGTGCTCGGCCGGAATTCGAACGCGCAGATGAAAAGCATTGTGTCCACCATACAGAAAGAGCAAAATCAAATCATCCGCAATGAACACTCCCGGCTGCTGATCGTGCAAGGCGCAGCGGGCAGCGGAAAAACCTCGGCAGCGCTTCAGCGCGTTGCCTATCTGCTCTATCGGTACCGCAATACGCTTCGCGCGGAGCAAATTGTTTTGTTCTCGCCAAATCCGATGTTCAACAGCTATGTATCTACCGTCCTGCCCGAACTGGGCGAGGAGAACATGACGCAGACGACGTTCCAATATTATTTGGAGCATCGCCTTAACAAAGAATTCGAAATCGAGGATCCGTTTTCGCAAATGGAATACGTGCTGACCTCCCCGGAAAAACCGGGATTTGACGCACGCTTAAGCGGAATCCGTTTTAAATCGTCGAATACTTACCTGGAGCTCATTCACCGTTTCCGGCAATCACTGGAGCAGTCCGGCATGGTCTTCAAGGATTTAAAATTCCGCGGCAAGGTGCTCGTTTCCGCCGGGCGCATGACTGCGCAATTCTATACAGCATATGAAGGAATCCCGTTAGGCAAACGAGTTGCGCTGTTGTCCGAATGGCTGTTGAAGGAGCTGTCCGAGCTGGAAAAGCAGCAGCGGCACGAAGCTTGGGTTGAAGAGGAAATCGAGCTGCTCGATCTTGAAGATTATCAGCGGGCTTTCATTTCCATCACCAAAAAACAAAAAACGAAAAAAGTCTCGTTTGATGACTTTATGCAGCAAAAGCACCTGCTTGCCGGATTTCTCGTGCGCGAGCGTTTCAAGCCGTTGCGGAAAAAAATCGCGAGACTGCGTTTCATCGACATCCCCTCTGTCTATGCGCAGCTTTTCGATAACGGCAGCCGCATTCCCGAATGGCTCGGTTCCGGGGAATTGCCCGAACATTGGCGGGAAATCTGCGAGCAAACGCTGAACGCGCTGAGGCAAAAGCAGCTCTTCTACGAAGATGCCGCACCCTATCTTTTTCTCAAGGAGCTGATTGAGGGATTCCAGACCAATTTGTCCATTCGCCATGTGTTTATTGATGAAGCGCAGGATTATTCGCCGTTTCAATTCGAATTTTTGAAAAGATTGTTCCCGTCAAGCAAAATGACGGTTCTCGGCGATTTGAATCAAGCGATATTCGTCCATGCCGCAGACGGTTCAGGCATACAAAAGCTGCTCGGCCTATTCGGAAGCGAGCATGCCGAAACCATCCGTTTGACTCGAAGCTACCGCTCCACCAGGCAAATTGTTGAATTCACACGCGGGATGCTGGAGGATCAAGAGCCGATCGTTCCTTTTAACCGGGAAGGGGAAAAGCCCGAGGTCATTCGGATCGATGATCCGTCCGCCCTCCCCCGGCGAATTGCCGGAAAGATCGGGCAGCTGCGCAGACAAGCATTCGGTACGATCGCGGTGATCTGCAAAACCGCCGCCGAAAGCAAGGAAGCTTATGAAGCATTAAAGATGATCGATCATATTCACCTGGTCACCAAAGGCACGATGGACTTTGAAAAGGGAGTTCTGGTCATTCCTTCTTACCTGGCAAAAGGCGTCGAGTTCGATGCCGTGATCATCTATGACGGATCAAAGCGGCAGTACGGCAGGGAAAATGAACGGAAGCTGTTCTACACGGCTTGCACGCGGGCCATGCATGCACTTTGTATTTTCAGCGCAGGCGACTTGAGCCCGTTCATCACAGGTGCCGATTCGGATACGTATGTTTTGGAGGATGAGGGAATATTTTCAAACAGCAGGGAGTGA
- a CDS encoding glucose 1-dehydrogenase has protein sequence MKAVTIKRSPSGTAVGISDLPKPELKHDTDVIVRVLSVGLNGTDREIIQEGYGAFPQGEDEMVIGHESLGVVAEAGKHSSFKKGDLVTALVRRPCSDPACVNCRNGRADFCETGAYTERGIKGAHGFLSEYYAEDARYLVAVPKEAAAFGMLAEPQSIVEKVWDQVQRIQQRLVWEPKTAFILGSGPLGLLAAMTCRSLGLDTFVWSKSEETSLQAELVRRIGAHYRQADALKDGFAEQTLRLKEYAETIGRRVDLMFECTGYSPLAFEAMEVVGANGVLALLGVTPGNTMLNISADQLNKELVLENKCILGSVNASRKDFETGIYRLQQIDRQFKGVLGQVITDRMSLEEVHSIDFKRVEIKAVADVVPPSQWESLISPEEAARYSFSV, from the coding sequence ATGAAAGCAGTCACGATCAAACGAAGCCCATCTGGAACCGCAGTCGGGATCAGCGATCTGCCTAAGCCGGAGCTCAAGCACGATACGGATGTGATCGTCCGGGTGCTCTCCGTAGGGCTTAACGGAACCGACAGGGAAATTATACAGGAAGGCTATGGAGCGTTTCCGCAAGGTGAGGATGAAATGGTGATCGGTCACGAATCCTTGGGTGTCGTGGCCGAAGCCGGCAAGCACAGCAGTTTCAAAAAAGGCGATCTGGTCACGGCTTTGGTGCGCAGACCCTGCAGCGATCCCGCTTGTGTCAACTGCCGCAACGGCCGGGCCGATTTTTGCGAAACCGGAGCGTACACGGAAAGGGGAATCAAAGGCGCCCACGGCTTTTTGTCGGAGTATTATGCGGAGGATGCCCGGTATTTGGTGGCCGTACCAAAGGAGGCCGCAGCTTTCGGAATGCTTGCCGAGCCGCAAAGCATCGTCGAAAAAGTATGGGATCAGGTACAGCGGATCCAGCAGAGGCTCGTTTGGGAGCCCAAAACCGCGTTCATTCTGGGCTCCGGACCTTTGGGGCTGTTGGCGGCGATGACCTGCCGGTCATTGGGACTTGATACGTTCGTATGGTCAAAATCCGAGGAAACCAGTTTGCAGGCTGAATTGGTCCGCAGGATAGGGGCTCATTACCGGCAAGCCGATGCCCTGAAGGACGGCTTTGCCGAACAGACGTTAAGACTGAAGGAGTACGCGGAAACGATCGGCCGGCGAGTGGATCTGATGTTTGAATGCACCGGCTACAGTCCGCTGGCCTTTGAAGCGATGGAGGTTGTTGGAGCTAACGGGGTGCTGGCGCTTCTTGGGGTCACGCCCGGCAATACAATGCTGAACATATCCGCAGATCAGCTGAATAAAGAATTGGTATTGGAGAATAAGTGCATTTTGGGTTCGGTCAATGCCTCCAGAAAAGATTTTGAAACCGGCATTTACCGTCTTCAGCAGATCGACCGCCAGTTTAAGGGAGTGCTGGGTCAAGTCATTACCGATCGGATGAGCTTGGAGGAAGTTCACTCCATCGATTTCAAGCGGGTTGAAATCAAAGCCGTTGCCGACGTCGTTCCTCCTTCGCAGTGGGAGAGCCTGATTTCGCCTGAAGAAGCCGCCCGCTACAGCTTTTCGGTATAA
- a CDS encoding glycoside hydrolase family 15 protein yields MARDMPIGNGNVLINFDTGCNIRDIYYPYIGQENHALDHLSHFGVWTEDGFFWIDSPEAVKTAAYETDTLVTDVKCSSETLGISLYIHDAVDIESNAFIRKITVYNGWERDRQVKLYFHLDLHLYGTAVGDTVYYDPELCSLVFYKGHRYVSLSCGSRERPSESSPNGYATGQKEINGLQGTWKDAEDGQLGRNPIAQGSVDGTIELELTVPAQGSKQGWFWLIFARNIREVQQSEQELRSAGPEAYLERTRSFWRQWLQQDRHELELLPDDIASFYKRSLLIIRTNMDNRGAILAANDSDIMKFAKDTYSYMWPRDGALISHALDRAGYHDWTRPFFDFCKRSLSSEGFLLHKYNPDGSVGSSWHPWVDAKGKKQLPIQEDETALVLFALWHHHRLAGSLAESRDDYERFVIPAADFLVHYRDASGLPLPSYDLWEERYGVFSFTTSTVHAGLLAAANFAEANKDPSRGELYRDIAGRVKEALEQQLYSEREGRFLRALYWNEDKGAYDPDLSLDASMYALFDFGLFPADDPRIVSTMQALRQNLWVQTDVGGMARYANDYYHQVSSDIGKVPGNPWYICTLWYAEWLIAKAGRREDLSEALELLRWTVRHALPSGVLAEQIHPYTGEPLSVSPLTWSHSTYVKVVQEYLSKLKRFGEGPVAEQDLSENKLLGSR; encoded by the coding sequence ATGGCACGCGACATGCCTATCGGCAACGGAAATGTGCTGATCAATTTCGACACGGGCTGCAATATCCGGGACATCTATTATCCCTATATCGGGCAGGAGAACCATGCTTTGGATCATCTTTCCCATTTTGGGGTATGGACAGAGGACGGTTTTTTTTGGATCGATTCTCCCGAAGCCGTCAAAACCGCAGCCTATGAAACGGATACGCTGGTGACGGATGTCAAATGCAGCAGTGAAACGCTCGGAATTTCCCTGTATATTCACGATGCGGTCGACATTGAGTCCAATGCATTTATCCGGAAAATCACCGTTTACAACGGTTGGGAACGGGATCGGCAGGTGAAGCTGTATTTCCATCTCGACCTGCATCTTTACGGCACGGCCGTCGGGGATACGGTTTATTACGATCCGGAGCTGTGTTCGCTCGTCTTCTACAAAGGACACCGATATGTTTCACTTTCCTGCGGTTCGCGGGAGCGGCCGTCGGAAAGCTCCCCGAACGGCTACGCGACGGGGCAAAAGGAAATCAACGGTTTGCAGGGCACCTGGAAAGACGCCGAAGACGGGCAGCTTGGAAGAAATCCGATTGCCCAAGGCTCGGTCGACGGGACGATTGAATTGGAGCTGACCGTTCCGGCTCAAGGGTCCAAGCAGGGCTGGTTCTGGCTGATCTTCGCCAGGAATATTCGGGAAGTGCAGCAGTCGGAACAAGAGCTCCGCTCGGCCGGCCCGGAAGCCTATCTAGAACGTACTCGGAGCTTTTGGAGACAGTGGCTGCAGCAGGACAGGCATGAATTGGAGCTGCTGCCTGACGACATTGCGTCATTTTACAAGCGCAGCCTGCTCATCATCCGCACGAATATGGACAACCGGGGAGCGATTCTGGCCGCGAACGATTCGGATATTATGAAATTCGCCAAGGACACCTATTCTTATATGTGGCCCCGCGACGGAGCGCTGATCTCGCATGCTTTGGACCGCGCCGGATACCACGATTGGACGCGTCCTTTTTTCGACTTTTGCAAAAGGTCTCTTTCCAGCGAAGGTTTTTTGCTGCACAAGTATAACCCCGACGGGTCGGTCGGCTCCAGCTGGCATCCCTGGGTCGATGCCAAGGGCAAGAAGCAGCTGCCGATTCAGGAAGACGAAACGGCGCTTGTGCTTTTCGCGCTTTGGCACCATCATCGGCTGGCCGGCAGCTTGGCCGAATCCCGCGATGATTATGAGCGGTTTGTCATTCCGGCTGCCGACTTTCTGGTGCATTACCGTGACGCTTCGGGATTGCCGCTGCCTTCATACGACTTATGGGAAGAGCGCTACGGCGTTTTCAGCTTCACCACGTCAACCGTACACGCGGGCTTGCTGGCGGCGGCGAATTTCGCGGAAGCGAACAAGGATCCTAGCAGGGGGGAGCTGTACAGGGATATCGCCGGACGGGTGAAAGAGGCATTGGAACAGCAGCTGTACTCCGAGCGGGAAGGGCGTTTTTTGCGGGCGTTGTATTGGAACGAGGACAAGGGAGCCTATGATCCCGATCTTTCACTCGATGCCAGCATGTATGCGCTGTTCGATTTCGGCCTCTTCCCCGCGGATGATCCTAGAATCGTCAGCACCATGCAGGCATTGCGGCAAAATCTGTGGGTGCAGACGGATGTGGGCGGCATGGCCAGATATGCCAACGATTATTACCATCAAGTCAGCAGCGATATCGGGAAGGTTCCCGGGAATCCGTGGTATATATGCACACTGTGGTATGCGGAATGGCTGATCGCCAAAGCCGGGCGGCGGGAGGATCTGTCGGAGGCGTTAGAGCTGCTTCGCTGGACCGTAAGGCATGCCCTGCCGTCAGGGGTATTGGCCGAGCAAATCCATCCTTATACCGGGGAGCCGCTGTCCGTGTCGCCGTTGACCTGGTCGCATTCGACATATGTGAAGGTGGTTCAGGAGTATTTATCCAAACTGAAGCGGTTCGGGGAAGGTCCGGTTGCGGAACAGGATCTCAGCGAGAACAAGCTGCTGGGCAGCCGGTAG
- a CDS encoding NAD(P)-dependent alcohol dehydrogenase: MQIKAAIVREKGALFEIQNVRLDPPKEHEVLVRIAASGICHTDLSVRDQSKPVPLPAVLGHEGSGIVEKVGEGVTSVEPGDHVVLSASSCGMCKACRAGRPYACSRAYQLNFAGKMPDGSHRLHNGSESVSHFFGQSSFAAYSVVNERNLVKVDKAIPIELLGPLGCGVQTGCGAVFNKLKPPVGSTLAVFGCGTVGLSAVMAARISGCSRIIAVDIHENRLRLATELGATDTVNARDRDPVRAIIDLTNGGVDCSLDTSGQPGVLRQAADCLSMSGTAVLIGGTPLGTQVSLDMNHMLYDRTVTGCIQGNSVPQNFIPQLIEMYGKGWLPFDKLMKMYDFEDLNQAVHDMETGATIKPVLVMPGFQIPPHLE, from the coding sequence ATGCAAATCAAAGCAGCGATTGTGCGTGAAAAAGGGGCGCTCTTTGAAATCCAAAACGTCAGGCTCGATCCGCCTAAGGAACATGAAGTGCTCGTCCGGATTGCCGCATCCGGAATTTGCCATACGGACCTAAGTGTCCGCGATCAGAGCAAGCCTGTGCCGCTGCCGGCTGTTCTGGGCCATGAAGGCTCCGGTATCGTGGAAAAGGTCGGAGAAGGCGTCACCTCGGTTGAACCGGGCGATCATGTCGTTTTGAGCGCCAGTTCATGCGGAATGTGCAAGGCCTGCCGGGCAGGGAGGCCCTATGCATGTTCCAGAGCCTATCAATTAAATTTTGCCGGAAAGATGCCGGACGGTTCCCACCGTCTCCACAACGGCAGCGAAAGTGTTTCGCACTTTTTCGGCCAATCGTCCTTTGCCGCATATTCTGTGGTTAACGAACGAAACCTGGTGAAAGTCGACAAGGCGATTCCGATTGAGCTGTTGGGACCACTCGGATGCGGGGTGCAAACCGGCTGCGGTGCGGTTTTCAACAAACTCAAGCCTCCCGTCGGCTCGACATTGGCGGTGTTCGGATGCGGGACGGTCGGGTTAAGCGCAGTTATGGCCGCACGCATCTCCGGATGCTCCAGAATCATCGCCGTCGATATTCATGAAAACCGATTGCGGCTCGCGACCGAGCTGGGGGCGACGGACACCGTGAATGCGCGGGACCGGGATCCGGTAAGGGCGATCATCGATCTGACCAATGGAGGAGTCGATTGTTCGCTCGATACGAGCGGGCAGCCGGGGGTTCTGCGCCAAGCCGCGGATTGTTTGTCGATGTCCGGCACTGCGGTCCTGATCGGGGGTACTCCCTTGGGAACTCAAGTAAGTCTGGATATGAACCATATGTTATATGACCGGACGGTCACCGGATGCATACAGGGCAACAGTGTGCCCCAGAACTTCATTCCCCAATTGATCGAGATGTACGGCAAAGGCTGGCTGCCGTTTGACAAGCTCATGAAAATGTATGACTTTGAGGATCTGAATCAAGCTGTGCATGATATGGAAACGGGCGCTACAATCAAGCCTGTCCTGGTGATGCCCGGCTTCCAGATTCCCCCGCATTTGGAATAA
- a CDS encoding class I SAM-dependent methyltransferase, with product MNKYEPEETIALLHSELFWNTVWAEAVEIFRRSHDTAPDLIETWNRRAEAFAKNVLGDKGRPRVQKIIRWLENQDVRLEGAKILDLGAGPGAFTLPFAAKADQVVALEPAKAMTRILREHLEEDMKNRVRIVEERGEDISIEEKGWKQAFDLVFISMNPGINNWELLEKAILCSKQYVYVSSFAGRRDNRALIELWPVLFGEEMPPWSLDIMYMMNLLYAKGYDLDIRIWEERHDKFISTEQAVEDLLIYVKLYKTHEFTDRMESHIRQYVLQNADEHGFLHQARTRLGKILIRLP from the coding sequence ATGAACAAATATGAGCCTGAAGAGACAATCGCCTTATTGCACAGCGAATTATTCTGGAATACCGTTTGGGCGGAGGCGGTCGAAATATTCCGGCGCAGCCATGATACCGCCCCGGATCTGATTGAAACCTGGAACCGGAGAGCGGAGGCGTTTGCCAAAAATGTACTGGGCGACAAAGGCAGGCCGAGAGTCCAAAAAATCATTCGGTGGCTGGAAAACCAGGATGTACGGCTCGAAGGCGCAAAGATTCTGGATCTCGGCGCGGGACCCGGCGCATTTACCCTGCCGTTCGCCGCAAAAGCCGATCAAGTCGTCGCGTTGGAGCCGGCCAAGGCGATGACCCGAATCCTGAGGGAGCATCTTGAGGAGGATATGAAGAATCGCGTTCGCATCGTCGAGGAACGCGGGGAGGATATTTCGATTGAAGAAAAAGGCTGGAAGCAGGCATTTGATCTGGTCTTCATCTCGATGAATCCCGGGATCAATAACTGGGAGCTGTTGGAGAAAGCCATTCTTTGCTCCAAGCAATACGTTTATGTCAGTTCATTCGCAGGCCGCAGGGACAACCGGGCGTTAATCGAGCTTTGGCCGGTTCTGTTCGGCGAAGAAATGCCGCCGTGGTCATTGGATATCATGTATATGATGAATTTGCTGTATGCCAAAGGATACGACCTGGATATCCGCATTTGGGAAGAGCGGCATGACAAATTTATTTCCACCGAGCAAGCGGTCGAAGATCTCCTCATCTACGTAAAATTATACAAAACCCATGAATTCACAGATCGCATGGAATCGCACATTCGTCAGTATGTGCTGCAAAACGCGGATGAGCACGGATTTTTGCATCAAGCGAGAACCCGTCTGGGGAAAATTCTGATCCGCCTGCCTTAG